One segment of Laspinema palackyanum D2c DNA contains the following:
- a CDS encoding peptide chain release factor 1: MSNPLERLKYLPWTSLLPVAGLTTQLVAAVEVWLAYGATQSTALRNALTLIYAPPLGTLVLFALGMGMGAIAVYGCELWNRSMLNTGSLWALAFCLLLGLFIKSLLPIPGLLVELSQLSFIALVVGIFWKGRPYIR, encoded by the coding sequence ATGAGTAATCCCTTAGAACGCTTAAAATATTTACCCTGGACTTCCCTGCTCCCGGTTGCGGGCCTCACTACTCAACTTGTGGCTGCAGTGGAGGTCTGGTTAGCTTATGGTGCCACCCAATCCACCGCCCTTCGGAATGCCTTGACTTTAATCTATGCACCTCCCCTGGGAACCTTGGTTTTATTTGCATTGGGGATGGGAATGGGGGCGATCGCCGTCTATGGATGCGAACTCTGGAATCGGTCTATGCTCAACACCGGGAGTCTGTGGGCCTTAGCCTTTTGCTTACTCCTCGGTCTCTTCATTAAGTCCCTCCTCCCCATCCCTGGGTTACTCGTTGAGCTTTCCCAACTGTCTTTTATCGCCCTAGTGGTGGGCATTTTCTGGAAGGGCCGACCTTACATCCGTTAA
- a CDS encoding S8 family serine peptidase, which produces MSLELFDASYYLAANPDLAAVGIATPDRLYRHFQSSGLEEGRAFSPFVNLNYYREQNADLAFGGFTSNSQLLRHLQGWGIAEGRSFSPLFDLNYYVKANPDLAPAFGGNLGGAFQHFLTRGFAENRRFSQFIDLDYYLAVNPDLEQVFGSDRRAAFYHLLNTGITEGRRYLPGDLGVINSSHTVGSDPNTRPVVSSLDTEDYYKFRLDTFSDISVKLDGSNASANIQLIRDLNKNGIPDDAEVQEAIAAEKAPVSQLDRFATAPGTYFVKVSEDQGDTAYQINVSAVPSNRVLQAHPGNSLNEALWIGDVTRPQARQGFIGNNNFQDFYRFNVNFPSDLRLSLDNLSANLQIQVIQDRNENGILDSGEIVSTETNNTRNLIDLNGDGKIDFMEYLNSFRPVEEPEPFPSSVYLSGLQPGTYFARILQADDQTAYDLIVESIPSGVPSSGARNNEPISFGQIGVISARFEVADFIGEANPYDFYQFEVNQTRNVEIKLQSLEQPADFFLMQDINNDGVFTFQEFITYPGENPTLTPQINRVLGQGTYFLGVVKVGGNTPYLLTIDNTTPTLPSSGAGNTLATAADVGVLSEVQVKSDFLENSNPEDYYKFTLDSFKDVDLFLYDLSGNAQLSLIKDINGNGISEPEEVIVTSESKGAQQERMERVLSPGTYFLRVNTIQGDSTYNLWLEANAPEFPANGAGNGVADAFNFGLLDRVQRTSGIIGPENPNDFYQFQIDRPRTISLFLDGLSANADLYLVQDRNSNQAIEPEEMVALSTQKGSTLEQIHLTLDPGNYQIMVSQVGGPTAYDLSISPQLFNRSSGYGMVNAAGAVAAAIGTEPFLETPPQVGSNWVPDMVNAPAVWNQGYTGEGVIVAVIDGYVDYTHPQLAGSIWTNSDEINGNNIDDDGNGFVDDIMGWNFLDGNNQINRIDPLEGHASHVAGIIAGNNNGIGNSGIAPNARIMPVAVIGAFTGTEERIASGIRYAVDNGARVINLSLGSVSVNNTVKEALIYARERGAVIVSASGNDGLHSRGGDERSSAVRYPAAYASEFGIAVGAVTRDRQIADFTNRAGTDILNYVVAPGEDIYSSVPINTYDFWKGTSMAAPVVSGVAALMLSANPNLTPQQVEQIITGTANPNGIIEDGAYDMLG; this is translated from the coding sequence ATGTCTTTAGAATTATTTGATGCTAGTTATTACCTCGCTGCCAATCCGGATTTGGCCGCCGTGGGAATTGCCACGCCAGACCGACTGTACCGACATTTTCAAAGCTCCGGTTTAGAGGAAGGACGGGCTTTTTCCCCGTTTGTCAATCTAAATTATTATCGAGAACAAAATGCTGATTTAGCCTTTGGTGGATTCACCTCTAACAGCCAACTGTTAAGGCATCTTCAAGGGTGGGGGATTGCCGAGGGGCGGAGTTTCTCCCCCTTGTTCGACCTCAATTATTATGTTAAGGCCAATCCCGACCTAGCCCCGGCATTTGGGGGCAACCTGGGAGGGGCATTTCAACACTTTTTAACGAGAGGATTTGCTGAAAATCGGCGATTTTCCCAATTTATCGATTTGGACTACTACTTAGCAGTTAATCCGGATTTAGAGCAAGTGTTCGGAAGCGATCGCCGTGCCGCTTTCTACCATTTGCTGAATACGGGAATCACCGAAGGACGTCGCTATTTGCCCGGAGATCTCGGGGTCATCAATTCCTCTCACACAGTGGGGTCCGATCCCAACACTCGTCCCGTCGTTTCTTCCCTCGATACGGAAGACTATTATAAGTTTCGCCTAGATACCTTTAGTGATATCAGTGTCAAATTGGACGGCAGTAATGCGTCGGCGAACATTCAGTTAATTCGGGACCTCAATAAGAATGGCATTCCCGATGACGCTGAAGTGCAAGAGGCGATCGCTGCCGAGAAAGCTCCCGTCTCACAACTCGACCGCTTTGCCACAGCACCGGGAACCTATTTTGTCAAAGTGTCGGAAGATCAGGGAGATACCGCTTACCAGATTAACGTCTCTGCCGTTCCATCGAACCGTGTCTTGCAAGCTCATCCCGGTAATAGTTTAAATGAGGCATTATGGATTGGAGATGTAACCCGTCCTCAAGCCCGTCAAGGATTTATTGGCAATAACAATTTCCAAGATTTCTATCGCTTTAACGTCAATTTTCCGAGCGATTTACGTCTGTCCTTGGATAATTTAAGCGCTAATCTCCAAATTCAAGTGATTCAGGATCGCAATGAAAACGGCATCCTCGATAGTGGAGAAATTGTCTCGACCGAAACTAATAATACTCGCAACCTGATTGATTTAAACGGGGATGGAAAAATTGACTTCATGGAGTATCTCAATTCCTTCCGACCCGTAGAAGAACCGGAGCCTTTTCCTTCTAGCGTTTACTTATCCGGGTTGCAACCGGGAACCTACTTTGCCAGAATTCTTCAGGCCGATGATCAGACGGCTTATGATTTGATAGTCGAGTCTATTCCATCGGGAGTACCCTCATCCGGGGCCAGAAATAACGAACCCATTAGTTTCGGACAGATTGGGGTCATAAGCGCTCGCTTTGAAGTTGCAGATTTTATTGGCGAAGCCAATCCTTACGACTTTTATCAATTCGAGGTAAATCAGACTCGAAATGTTGAAATCAAACTTCAAAGTTTAGAACAGCCTGCGGATTTTTTCTTGATGCAGGATATCAACAATGATGGGGTCTTTACCTTCCAGGAATTTATTACCTATCCCGGAGAAAACCCTACTCTGACGCCGCAAATTAATCGGGTACTCGGACAAGGAACTTATTTTTTGGGGGTGGTTAAGGTGGGCGGAAATACGCCCTATCTACTCACCATCGATAACACTACTCCCACCCTGCCTTCTTCAGGTGCCGGAAATACCCTGGCAACTGCTGCCGATGTGGGAGTTTTATCCGAGGTGCAAGTCAAAAGTGATTTTTTGGAAAACAGTAATCCAGAAGACTATTATAAGTTTACTCTGGATTCTTTTAAAGATGTGGACTTGTTTCTTTATGACCTCAGTGGCAATGCTCAACTTTCTTTAATTAAAGATATCAATGGAAATGGAATTAGTGAACCGGAGGAAGTGATTGTTACCTCGGAATCTAAAGGTGCACAGCAGGAGAGAATGGAGCGAGTTTTGAGTCCGGGAACCTATTTTCTCCGAGTCAATACCATCCAAGGAGATAGTACCTATAATCTCTGGTTAGAAGCGAATGCTCCAGAATTTCCGGCGAATGGCGCGGGGAATGGGGTCGCCGATGCGTTTAACTTTGGATTGCTCGATCGCGTGCAGCGAACATCCGGAATAATTGGGCCCGAAAATCCCAATGATTTTTACCAATTCCAAATTGATCGCCCTCGAACCATTAGCCTATTTTTAGATGGGTTAAGTGCCAATGCAGATTTGTATTTAGTTCAGGACCGCAATTCAAATCAGGCGATCGAACCCGAGGAAATGGTTGCCCTTTCCACCCAAAAAGGTTCGACATTAGAACAAATTCATCTCACCCTAGATCCCGGAAATTATCAAATTATGGTCTCCCAAGTGGGCGGTCCAACGGCCTATGACTTGAGTATTTCTCCTCAGCTTTTTAATCGCTCATCGGGCTATGGAATGGTGAATGCAGCAGGGGCAGTGGCAGCGGCGATCGGGACTGAACCCTTCCTTGAAACACCGCCCCAGGTTGGGTCAAATTGGGTTCCAGATATGGTGAATGCACCCGCCGTCTGGAATCAAGGCTATACGGGTGAAGGAGTAATTGTCGCCGTCATTGATGGTTATGTAGACTATACTCACCCTCAGTTAGCTGGAAGCATTTGGACCAACTCGGATGAAATCAACGGCAATAACATTGATGATGATGGCAATGGATTTGTGGATGATATCATGGGCTGGAATTTCTTGGATGGCAATAATCAGATTAATCGCATCGATCCTTTAGAGGGTCATGCCAGCCATGTCGCCGGAATTATTGCCGGAAATAATAATGGCATTGGTAATAGCGGAATTGCTCCTAATGCCAGGATTATGCCCGTTGCTGTGATTGGTGCATTTACCGGAACAGAAGAACGGATTGCCAGCGGAATTCGCTATGCTGTGGATAATGGGGCAAGGGTGATTAACTTGAGTTTGGGCAGCGTTAGTGTGAATAATACCGTGAAAGAAGCCCTCATTTATGCCCGAGAAAGAGGCGCTGTGATTGTTTCCGCATCGGGCAATGATGGATTACATTCCCGGGGAGGAGATGAACGGTCTAGTGCAGTCAGATATCCAGCCGCTTATGCCTCAGAATTTGGCATTGCAGTCGGTGCAGTCACTCGCGATCGCCAGATTGCTGACTTTACCAACCGTGCAGGGACCGACATCCTGAATTATGTTGTTGCACCGGGAGAAGATATCTATTCCTCGGTGCCCATTAATACCTACGATTTCTGGAAGGGCACTTCAATGGCGGCTCCCGTTGTCAGCGGTGTAGCTGCACTGATGCTCAGTGCTAATCCCAATTTGACTCCCCAACAAGTGGAGCAAATCATTACCGGAACAGCCAATCCGAATGGCATTATTGAGGATGGTGCATACGATATGTTGGGTTAA
- the mutL gene encoding DNA mismatch repair endonuclease MutL: protein MPTGFGMIQTLPPDVVHLIAAGEVIDSLAAVLRELVENALDAGATRISVSVWPQLWRVRVADNGSGMDLPNLQQAATAHSTSKIHNVYDLWNITSLGFRGEALHSLAQLSQLEIKSRVAEGEGWCAKYNSQGEAVQVQPAAVAPGTIVTVCDLFERWKPRRQGLPAVPQQLRAIQQMIQHIALCHPHVIWQVEQDDRPWFKITPGQSAQQILPQILRGVKSGDLEALTLAVSDAESLFLVLGLPDRCHRQRPDWVKVAVNGRCVRSPELEQTLIAGFARTLPRDRYPVCLLHLRISPEQIDWNRHPAKAEIYLKNIQQWQERISEAIAQGLQLNPETTPDAAQHRVTQLLKASEEKGAYHVNRTPEENSPSGRRSQPLHLRAVAQVSQMYIVAEHSNGLWLVEQHIAHERILYEQLCDRWQLVPIEPAIVLNQLTPAQLEQLNRLGLDVQPFGSELWAVRTLPELLAQRDDCADALIELSLGGDLQQAQVATACRSAIRNGTPLTLPQMQDILDRWQRTRNPRTCPHGRPIYLSLEESSLARFFRRHWVIGKSHGI from the coding sequence ATGCCAACCGGGTTCGGGATGATCCAAACCTTGCCCCCAGATGTCGTCCATCTAATCGCTGCCGGAGAGGTCATCGACTCGCTGGCGGCAGTTTTGCGGGAATTGGTAGAAAATGCCCTAGATGCGGGTGCAACGCGGATCTCGGTGTCGGTGTGGCCCCAACTCTGGCGGGTGCGGGTGGCAGACAATGGATCGGGGATGGATTTGCCGAATTTGCAACAGGCGGCCACTGCCCATAGTACCAGCAAAATCCACAATGTTTACGATTTGTGGAACATTACCAGTCTGGGATTTAGAGGTGAGGCCCTGCATAGTTTAGCGCAGTTGTCCCAGTTAGAAATTAAAAGTCGAGTAGCAGAAGGTGAGGGATGGTGTGCGAAATACAATTCCCAAGGTGAGGCAGTGCAAGTCCAACCCGCTGCAGTCGCCCCGGGGACCATCGTAACCGTCTGCGATTTGTTTGAACGCTGGAAACCCAGGCGTCAGGGGTTGCCCGCTGTTCCCCAACAATTGCGCGCAATCCAGCAGATGATTCAGCACATCGCCTTATGCCATCCTCATGTAATCTGGCAGGTGGAACAAGACGATCGCCCGTGGTTTAAAATCACCCCGGGACAAAGCGCCCAGCAAATTTTGCCTCAAATTCTGCGCGGGGTCAAGAGTGGGGATTTAGAAGCATTAACCCTGGCGGTGAGTGACGCCGAATCCCTCTTTTTGGTGTTGGGATTACCCGATCGCTGCCATCGCCAACGTCCCGATTGGGTCAAGGTTGCAGTCAACGGACGCTGTGTGCGATCGCCGGAATTGGAACAAACCCTGATTGCTGGATTTGCCCGAACCTTACCCCGCGATCGCTACCCCGTTTGCTTGCTGCATCTGCGAATTTCCCCAGAACAAATCGACTGGAACCGTCATCCCGCCAAAGCAGAGATTTATCTCAAGAATATCCAGCAATGGCAGGAACGAATTAGTGAGGCGATCGCCCAAGGGTTGCAGTTAAATCCAGAAACCACCCCCGACGCCGCCCAACACCGCGTTACCCAACTGCTGAAAGCGTCCGAAGAAAAAGGCGCATATCATGTCAATCGCACCCCCGAGGAGAATTCCCCATCCGGCAGGCGATCGCAACCCCTGCACCTGCGCGCCGTCGCCCAAGTCAGCCAAATGTATATCGTCGCCGAACATTCCAACGGATTATGGTTGGTGGAACAACATATCGCCCATGAGCGCATTTTATACGAACAACTCTGCGATCGCTGGCAACTCGTTCCCATCGAACCGGCGATCGTCCTCAATCAACTCACCCCCGCCCAACTCGAACAACTCAACCGCCTCGGACTCGATGTCCAACCCTTTGGCAGCGAATTATGGGCCGTTCGCACCCTCCCCGAACTCTTAGCACAACGAGACGATTGTGCCGACGCCCTGATCGAACTCAGCTTAGGGGGAGACTTACAACAAGCCCAAGTTGCCACCGCCTGCCGCAGCGCCATCCGCAACGGCACCCCCCTCACCTTACCCCAAATGCAAGATATTTTAGACCGCTGGCAACGCACCCGCAACCCCCGCACCTGTCCCCACGGCAGACCCATCTATTTATCCTTAGAAGAGTCATCCCTCGCCCGTTTTTTCCGCCGTCACTGGGTCATCGGCAAAAGTCACGGCATTTAA
- a CDS encoding GNAT family N-acetyltransferase codes for MINIIDLGDRLDTLLQPVSELLLEGFRENWPKAWPTIDAATEEVLDSLSEDKISRVALNEAGKVVGWIGGISQYHGHVWEVHPLVVAADYRRQGIGRTLLNDLEEQVRKLGGLTLWLGTDDETNMTSLSGVNLYPNLWEKIRDIQNLRNHPYQFYQKCGFQIVGVMPDANGRGKPDIYMAKSVGL; via the coding sequence ATGATTAACATCATTGATTTAGGCGATCGCCTGGATACCCTCCTCCAACCCGTGAGTGAGTTACTCCTGGAAGGATTTCGGGAAAACTGGCCGAAAGCATGGCCGACAATCGACGCCGCAACAGAAGAAGTGCTTGACTCGTTATCAGAGGATAAAATTAGCCGAGTTGCCCTCAATGAGGCAGGAAAAGTAGTAGGATGGATTGGCGGAATTTCTCAATATCACGGTCATGTTTGGGAAGTTCATCCCCTAGTCGTTGCTGCGGATTATCGCCGCCAAGGAATTGGCCGGACCCTACTCAATGACTTAGAAGAACAAGTCAGAAAACTGGGGGGATTAACCCTCTGGTTAGGAACCGATGATGAAACGAACATGACCAGTCTTTCCGGCGTTAATCTTTACCCCAATCTCTGGGAAAAAATTCGGGATATTCAAAATTTGCGAAATCATCCCTATCAATTTTATCAAAAGTGTGGGTTTCAAATTGTCGGGGTCATGCCTGATGCTAATGGGAGAGGGAAACCGGATATTTATATGGCAAAATCTGTGGGTTTATAA
- a CDS encoding exonuclease domain-containing protein, whose product MAIRLDQIIVIDIEATCWEKDPPPNQEREIIEIGICPLNISSGELLEKESILVKPKQSQVSEFCTQLTTLTPAQVNQGVSLGQACSILRNKYISHQRIWASYGEFDKRQFQVECEKKGVRYPFSNRHLNVKTLFSVMYALEKEVGMAGALEHLNLPLEGTHHRGDDDAWNIAKILSQLITHQRQGTYD is encoded by the coding sequence ATGGCAATCAGACTAGATCAGATTATAGTCATTGACATTGAAGCAACCTGCTGGGAAAAAGACCCACCCCCCAATCAAGAACGAGAAATTATTGAAATTGGAATCTGTCCCCTTAATATTAGTTCAGGGGAATTACTCGAAAAAGAGAGTATCTTAGTCAAACCCAAACAGTCCCAGGTGAGTGAATTTTGCACCCAACTCACCACCTTAACTCCAGCACAGGTAAACCAAGGAGTATCCTTGGGACAAGCTTGTTCAATTCTCAGAAATAAATATATTTCCCATCAAAGAATTTGGGCGAGTTATGGCGAATTTGATAAACGGCAATTTCAAGTAGAGTGCGAAAAAAAAGGGGTTCGTTATCCTTTTAGCAATCGCCATCTAAATGTAAAAACCCTATTTTCAGTCATGTATGCCTTAGAAAAAGAAGTGGGGATGGCTGGGGCATTAGAACACCTGAACTTGCCCTTAGAGGGAACCCACCACCGAGGTGATGATGATGCTTGGAATATTGCTAAAATTTTGTCTCAATTAATTACTCATCAACGCCAAGGAACTTATGATTAA
- a CDS encoding UDP-N-acetylmuramoyl-tripeptide--D-alanyl-D-alanine ligase: MSCFVTLAQLLSLLNAQAINPLSEELGAKQVLSIITDTRSLRAGEVFVALRGTQFDGHQFIGSAFEKGAIAAIVDRDYVSPNSDWPLLVVPDTLAAYQAIAQWWRTQFDIPLIGVTGSVGKTTTKELISAVLNTQGPVLKTEKNYNNEIGVPKTLLNLTPDHDYAVIEMAMRGKGEIALLAEIAAPTIGVITNVGTAHIERLGSEEAIAKAKCELLEKMSPDGIAVLNYDNSRLMETAAKVWSGKTLTYGLTGGDLQGTLKEGDFLEVEGITFPVPLPGEHNALNYLAALAVAKLLNVSWEPLKSGLAVELPDGRARRYELANDIVILDETYNAGLESMTAALQMLAQTQGKRQIAVLGTMKELGERSLEFHQRIGSVAKSLNLDGLFIFADSEEAAAMAKGATGLPLVEIIDIEQPNAHDYLCQRVKDWVKSGDRILFKASHSVQLDRVVEKFRAG; the protein is encoded by the coding sequence ATGTCTTGTTTTGTGACCCTTGCTCAACTGCTTTCCCTCTTGAATGCCCAAGCGATTAACCCCTTATCCGAGGAACTGGGCGCAAAACAGGTCCTCAGTATTATTACGGATACGCGCAGTTTACGGGCTGGAGAAGTCTTTGTGGCCCTAAGAGGGACCCAGTTTGATGGGCATCAGTTTATTGGGTCCGCATTTGAGAAAGGGGCGATCGCCGCGATAGTCGATCGCGACTATGTGAGCCCCAACTCAGACTGGCCCCTGTTGGTCGTTCCGGATACCTTGGCTGCTTATCAGGCGATCGCCCAGTGGTGGCGCACCCAGTTTGACATCCCCCTGATTGGCGTGACAGGATCCGTCGGCAAAACCACCACCAAAGAATTAATCTCCGCAGTTTTGAACACCCAGGGTCCTGTCCTCAAAACAGAGAAGAATTATAATAACGAAATCGGCGTTCCCAAAACCCTCTTAAATTTGACCCCAGACCATGATTATGCGGTGATTGAAATGGCCATGCGCGGCAAAGGAGAAATTGCCCTCCTCGCAGAAATTGCCGCCCCTACAATTGGCGTCATTACCAATGTCGGCACAGCCCATATTGAACGCTTGGGTTCCGAAGAGGCGATCGCCAAAGCCAAATGTGAATTATTAGAAAAAATGTCCCCGGATGGAATCGCCGTCCTCAATTACGACAATTCCCGGTTAATGGAAACAGCCGCAAAAGTCTGGTCCGGAAAAACTCTCACCTATGGGTTAACCGGAGGAGACTTACAGGGAACCTTAAAAGAGGGAGATTTCCTAGAAGTCGAAGGTATAACTTTTCCGGTCCCGCTTCCTGGGGAACATAATGCCCTCAACTATCTAGCCGCATTAGCCGTGGCAAAACTGCTCAATGTGAGTTGGGAACCGCTTAAATCCGGTTTAGCCGTAGAATTACCCGATGGCAGGGCCAGACGGTATGAATTAGCCAATGATATTGTCATTTTAGATGAAACCTATAATGCAGGGTTAGAATCCATGACTGCTGCACTGCAAATGCTGGCACAAACCCAAGGAAAACGGCAGATTGCAGTGCTAGGAACTATGAAAGAATTAGGAGAGCGATCGCTAGAATTTCATCAGCGCATCGGCAGCGTTGCCAAATCCTTAAATCTGGATGGATTGTTCATCTTTGCAGACTCAGAAGAAGCCGCAGCAATGGCAAAAGGTGCCACAGGGTTACCCCTTGTAGAAATTATCGATATCGAACAGCCGAACGCCCATGATTACCTCTGCCAGCGTGTGAAAGATTGGGTGAAAAGTGGCGATCGCATTCTCTTTAAAGCCTCTCATTCAGTCCAACTCGATCGCGTAGTCGAAAAATTTCGGGCCGGTTAA
- a CDS encoding GTP-binding protein: protein MDEAILSFADIQADLNYKQAKDALRELVANLDLTPEERAGLDPEIEGLSTMLDKLERTVVQIAVFGMVGRGKSSILNALLGQNVFETGPIHGVTRTSQGVNWRVERSPLDGGEGNITQLTLSGVGQSQIELIDTPGIDEVDGQTREVLAQQVASRADLILFAVAGDMTQVEYEALSQLRDAGKPMLLIFNKIDQYPEADREAVYRKIRDDRVKELLSEDEIVMAAAAPLVAQATPRSDGTMAVQMKRGLPQVDDLKLKILEILDREGKSLVALNTLLYAGDVNEQLVERKMQIRDKSANRLIWNAVMTKAVAIALNPITAIDILSGAVIDVATILTLSKLYGIPMTQAGAINLLKKIALSMGGISASELLANLGLSSLKGLLGLAAPATGGASLVPYLSVAITQAGVAGFSSYAIGQVTKTYLANGASWGPDGPKAVVTRIIDSLDETTIMGRIKDELQEKLLKVRERKKHKNSSELG from the coding sequence ATGGACGAGGCGATTTTGTCGTTTGCAGATATTCAGGCGGACCTTAACTACAAACAAGCCAAAGATGCCCTGCGAGAGTTAGTCGCGAACCTGGACCTGACCCCGGAAGAACGAGCGGGCTTGGATCCAGAGATTGAAGGACTCAGCACCATGCTGGATAAACTAGAACGGACGGTGGTGCAAATTGCCGTGTTTGGCATGGTGGGACGGGGAAAATCGTCGATTTTGAATGCCTTATTGGGGCAGAATGTTTTTGAAACCGGCCCGATTCATGGGGTAACTCGGACCTCTCAGGGGGTGAATTGGCGAGTCGAGCGATCGCCCCTGGATGGCGGAGAGGGCAACATTACCCAACTCACCCTTTCTGGAGTCGGACAGTCTCAAATCGAACTGATTGACACCCCGGGAATTGATGAAGTTGATGGTCAAACTCGGGAAGTTTTGGCCCAGCAAGTCGCCTCTCGTGCAGACTTAATTTTATTTGCCGTCGCTGGGGATATGACCCAGGTGGAATATGAAGCCCTTTCCCAGTTGCGGGATGCGGGGAAACCCATGCTGCTGATTTTTAACAAAATTGACCAATATCCCGAAGCCGATCGCGAGGCAGTCTATCGCAAAATCCGTGATGATCGGGTCAAAGAACTGCTGTCGGAGGATGAAATCGTCATGGCAGCAGCGGCCCCCTTAGTGGCCCAAGCGACCCCTCGAAGCGATGGCACAATGGCGGTGCAGATGAAGCGGGGTTTACCCCAAGTCGATGACTTAAAATTAAAAATTCTCGAAATTTTAGACCGGGAGGGGAAATCCCTGGTGGCGTTGAATACCCTGCTTTATGCCGGGGATGTGAATGAACAATTGGTTGAGCGCAAAATGCAGATTCGGGACAAGAGTGCGAACCGATTGATTTGGAATGCGGTGATGACGAAAGCGGTGGCGATCGCCCTGAATCCGATTACGGCGATCGATATCCTCAGTGGCGCGGTAATTGATGTCGCCACGATTTTAACCTTATCAAAGCTCTATGGCATTCCCATGACCCAAGCCGGGGCCATCAATCTGCTCAAAAAAATCGCCCTGAGTATGGGCGGAATTAGTGCCAGCGAACTCCTGGCAAACCTAGGGTTATCATCCCTGAAAGGGTTATTAGGATTAGCGGCACCGGCTACGGGTGGGGCATCTTTAGTACCCTATCTTTCCGTTGCCATTACCCAAGCCGGTGTCGCCGGGTTTTCGTCCTACGCCATTGGTCAGGTGACCAAAACCTACCTCGCAAATGGGGCTTCCTGGGGACCGGATGGGCCAAAAGCTGTGGTCACCCGCATCATTGATTCCCTCGATGAAACCACCATTATGGGCCGGATTAAGGACGAACTCCAAGAAAAACTCCTAAAAGTGAGAGAAAGAAAAAAGCATAAAAACTCAAGTGAGTTAGGATAA